One Algoriphagus sp. Y33 genomic window, ACTTATTCTTCATGCAGACCACGAACAAAACTGTTCTACTTCAACTGTAAGAATTGTCGGCTCTTCTCAGGCAAGCATCTATGCTTCTATTTCCGCAGGTATCAACGCACTTTGGGGCCCTCTCCACGGAGGTGCCAATCAGTCGGTAATTGAGATGCTGGAAGCAATCAAAGCTGATGGCGGCGATGCCAAAAAATACTTAGACAAAGCCAAAGACAAAAATGATCCATTCAGATTGATGGGCTTTGGACATAGAGTATATAAAAATTTCGATCCAAGAGCAAAAATCATTAAGAAAGCGGCTGATGATGTTTTGGAAAAATTGGGTGTTAACGATCCGGTACTCGATATCGCAAAAGAACTGGAGCAGGCTGCCCTTAACGATCAATACTTCATCGACCGTCAGCTATATCCAAACGTAGATTTCTATTCTGGAATCATCTACAGAGCTCTTGGCATTCCTACAGATATGTTTACAGTAATGTTTGCACTGGGAAGACTTCCGGGCTGGATAGCGCAGTGGAAAGAAATGCGTGAGAATGGTGAGCCTATCGGTCGTCCGAGACAAGTATATACAGGAGAAAATGAGCGTGATTACGTATCGATAAATAAGCGATAAGCGAAATTTAAACTCCCCACAGTACATAAATAACCGGCTAATTTTGGCCGGTTATTTTTTTAAAGTCCAAATGGAGAACTGCATCCGATATGGTATTAAATTTGAACATAACCCTCTAACTAAATTTCACACTTAACATGTCGACCCAATCACTGGACGATGCCGTGGCATTGACCAAAAAATTCACCTCGAAACCAAGTAATGAAGAGTTATTGAAGCTCTATGGACTCTATAAGCAAGCTACTGAAGGAGACAATGAAACAGAGCGTCCCGGCGGGTTTGATTTCAAAGCAGCTGCGAAATACAACGCCTGGATGAATATGAAAGGCAAATCCAAGGAAGAGGCCTCGGAACAGTATGTTCAGCTGGTGAACGAACTATCAAAAGACTACCTATAATTAGAATCAACTGAAAGCATCCTCCTCAATTATTGCATTAGATGAACTAGAGTCTAAAAACCAAAAATGTCCGGGCTAACTATTCAAATGTGATTTTCAGTGGAAAATATTAGACCCGGATTATGTATTAGGTTTAGTCATAGCCTGTCCCGATTTTAATGGGGAAGGGCATTAATTGCAAGAAAATCAGCCTGTTTGGAGAGTGAGTCCGCCGCGGTGGATATGGTAAACCTGCCTGACGGAAGGTAGGCTCGAAAACAGCAACGTAATGGCTGATTTTGAAGCAATCAATGGCTGAAGTAACTTGTGCGCCGTGGCGTAGAATTGCTAATGCATATTTCGGGTTAAACACACACAGCTATAAATACAAAAAAAAGTCCTTATATCGCCGGAAACTTTTTTGGATCTACTTCACTCATCATAGCATAAACTTTCTCAATTACATCTTCTACACTTGGCTTGGAAAAATAATCCCCATCAGAAGAATAAGCCGGTCTATGGGCCTTTGCTGATATAGTCTGAGGCTCTGAATCCAGAAATTTAAAAACTTCCTGTCCTTCTATCACCTGCTGTAACATGTAAGCAGATCCTGCTCCCGGCACATCTTCATCTGCAAAGATTACGCGGTTGGTCTTCTTGATTGATTCACCAATAATTCCGTGAACATCAAATGGCAAAAGAGTTTGGACGTCCAGCACCTCTATGTCAATACCCATTTCGGCAAGTTCACCAGCCGATTCCATCACCACCCTACACATGGAACCATATGTCACAATGGTTACATCAGATCCCTCTCTAAGCACTTCCGGTTTACCCAATGCAACGGTAAATTCTCCCAGATTGAGAGGCATTTTCTCCTTCAGTCTATAGCCATTCAAGCATTCAATGACAATGGCGGGTTCATCAGATTTCAAGAGCGCATTGTACATTCCCGCTGCCTGAGTCATATCTCTGGGCACACAGACTACCATTCCACGCAAGGTGGAAAGAATCATTCCCATAGGTGAACCTGAATGCCATACACCCTCTAATCGATGTCCACGGGTACGCACAATCATTGGTGCTTTTTGACCTCCTTTGGTGCGATACTGAAGACAAGCTACATCGTCAGCCAGCATCTGTAGCCCATAGAGCAAATAATCAAGGTATTGAATC contains:
- a CDS encoding acyl-CoA-binding protein, with amino-acid sequence MSTQSLDDAVALTKKFTSKPSNEELLKLYGLYKQATEGDNETERPGGFDFKAAAKYNAWMNMKGKSKEEASEQYVQLVNELSKDYL